The following proteins are encoded in a genomic region of Apis mellifera strain DH4 linkage group LG14, Amel_HAv3.1, whole genome shotgun sequence:
- the LOC726961 gene encoding testis-expressed protein 10 homolog, translated as MGKNHKHLKRLKSEKAKIKLKITKTKHLPKGLNVTDTSFKIKKILIREQFKQHDEMEILSKRKLNVKDLLLRLQHHNSTVRQDAIKELKEILSGHTIKLLNSQFGSLLQGICALSLDKEKDIRHNSLKVLSLILGPISNDQLNPYCDILISYLRCAMTHIDSHIKEDALLFLDVLVQNCNNILARNSYKILPNFLDMISKLHTEMKPGRQLVTTLNSKNTNIKWRIKVLERLATMFNSIVTYFKFQQTINLDENIKVINVNKNIRYVPIYMKTNIQNYEIDFEKFNNLEQNNIDNSLNADKLMKHVELLMPLILESWIEVCPNDKNVENSTLLISTEALELLKSIVEIIQLIIECIDILHTECDVNMKFWFKNNFENSYMKNLFLKFPYNKLNAVGNFLSSLRNKKRQQDFSMDESYDVCLGYNLGICQIYVWFTSIQRDDKIMPKLNKNYCIYVIKYLNEKLENWSDTNNVALPQLIKLLRILFLKASKIWYKNHFDLSKTLQLIVNICCNQFKKEIQLQLFSVISDIMLDHTLHELHRENAFKKFISTLPNFLLKSKIHENTIQIINKIVLRYRDWIQNELVINYKDIIENAKKIEIIGSKDDKKSRLMICNLFYFMNTQIFY; from the exons atgGGCAAGAatcataaacatttaaaacgtCTAAAATCTGAAaaggcaaaaataaaattaaaaataacgaagacAAAACATCTACCAAAAGGATTAAATGTTACAGAtacatcatttaaaattaaaaaaattttaatacgagaACAATTTAAACAACATGATGAAATGGAAATACTTAGTAAAAGAAAACTCAATGTCAAG gatttgtTATTACGTTTACAACATCATAATTCAACAGTTCGACAAGATGCTATaaaggaattaaaagaaattttatcaggacatactataaaattattaaattcacaaTTTGGATCTCTCTTGCAAGGCATTTGTGCTTTATCTCTtgataaagagaaagatataaGACATAATTCTTTGAAAGTTTTGAGTTTAATTCTTGGTCCAATTTCTAATGATCAGCTTAATCCATATTGTGATATattgatttcttatttaagaTGTGCTATGACACATATAGATTCTCATATTAAAGAAGATGCTTTACTTTTTTTGGATGTACTTGtacaaaattgtaataatattttggcaAGAAATAGTTACAAAATATTgccaaattttttagatatgatTTCTAAATTACACACAGAAATGAAACCTGGAAGACAATTAGTAACAACTTTAAATTCCAAGAATACTAATATTAAGTGGCGGATAAAAGTATTGGAGAGACTTGCTACTATGTTTAATTCTATTGTTACttactttaaatttcaacagactattaatttagatgaaaatataaaagttataaatgtgaataaaaatattagatatgttcctatttatatgaaaacaaatattcaaaattatgaaattgattttgagaaatttaacaatttggaacaaaataatattgataacagTTTGAATGCAGATAAACTTATGAAACATGTAGAATTATTAATGCCACTTATACTTGAGAGTTGGATTGAAGTATGtccaaatgataaaaatgtagaGAATTCTACACTTTTAATTTCTACAGAggcattagaattattaaaaagtatagtagaaataatacaattaataattgagtGTATAGATATTTTGCATACAGAATGTGatgtaaatatgaaattttggtttaaaaataattttgagaattcttatatgaaaaatttatttttgaaatttccatacaataaattaaatgcagttggaaattttctttcttcattaagaaataagaaacgtCAGCAAGATTTTTCTATGGATGAATCGTATGATGTTTGTTTAGGATATAACTTAGGAATTTGTCAAATTTATGTATGGTTTACATCCATACAAagagatgataaaattatgcctaaattaaataaaaattattgtatatatgttattaaatatttaaatg AGAAACTTGAAAATTGGTCTGATACAAATAATGTTGCATTACCACAATTGATTAaacttttaagaatattatttttaaaagcaaGTAAAATTTggtataaaaatcattttgatttgAGTAAAACCTtacaattaattgtaaatatatgttgtaatcaatttaaaaaagaaatacaattacaattattttctgtCATTAGTGACATAATGTTAGATCATACTTTACATGAATTGCACAG ggaaaatgcatttaaaaaatttatctcaacTTTaccaaattttttgttaaaatcaaaaatacatgaaaatacaatacaaataataaataagattgtgCTTCGTTATAGAGATTGGATTCAGAATGaacttgtaataaattataaagatattatag aaaatgctaaaaaaattgaaatcattgGATCTAAAGATGACAAAAAATCTCGTCTCATGATatgtaatttgttttatttcatgaatactcaaattttctattga
- the LOC412074 gene encoding probable cation-transporting ATPase 13A3 isoform X2: MRVYGFKKSKLKSILIYVSYILTLGWVRLFFHWYPQLHLYATHKKCALSSATKLLITDNYQGKYKSYFVKDIKTISVKNISLENNDKHLIEEIKCKKLKINLENGTQCELYEYKAFWCKKQCYIWDITQNKFSRLVGLDKYTLCSDLNLSSNHGLSKEEQCLRRIVYGNNEIVVPVQSIGVLLLLEVLNPFYIFQVFTLCVWFAEGYLYYTAAIICMSLFGIISSIIQTRKNQINLRGTVASTETVRVYRNSKVVENIPSSDLVPGDIIELPKHQAIVVCDAVLLTGQCILNESMLTGESVPVTKTPLPSRHILYDSKECSHHTMYSGTTIIQTRSYGDHPVLARVIRTGFHTNKGSLVAAILYPPPADFKFDQDSYKFIGILAFIAICGFIYTIVTKVSRGITAGDIAIKALDIITIVIPPALPAAMTVGKLYAQVRLKRAQIYCINNRVINVSGSINCVCFDKTGTLTEDGLDMWGIVPCTNGILGESERIIPKLNDHPLFEGMLVCHSLTLIDGELCGDPLDVKMFESTGWILEEIDNEHSHKYDFIASTILKPPKNNNFTQNMNEISEIGIVQQYQFSSSLQRMSVIIRVLGSDTYKAYTKGSPEIIFSLSKPETIPKDIMICLKYYTEQGYRVIAMGRTELPENSNKIMKLPRDAVEQNLEFLGLVIMENRLKIPTIPVIKELRTADIHVLMITGDNIQTAVSVAKECGILSMQEFVIDVTVVTEENKLQPEIYFNAQEMSPKLNLHDKKFNISEFKDIERNINSINYRFALTGQSWQLLREHYPDIVPKICVRGAIFARMTSDQKQQLVLELMQLGYYVAMCGDGANDCGALRAAHAGISLSEAESSVASPFTSKIPDITCVPKVIKEGRAALVTSFGIFKFMVTYSLTEFLSVIILYSIDSNLTDLEFLFIDICLIVNFASFFGKTQAYEKQLVKKPPMTSLLSFTSIFSLSIHMLIMTIFQSIAYHMVRTFPWFTPFIYDEKIGYMCYENYSVYCVSMFQYITMAIIFSRGKPYRKEIYTNIAFTFSIIMLTIICIYITIYPANWIVNLLQLLVPPMFDWRIIILVLAFTNFVICLLVESFVIEYLIERKLKSKFYKPEKSKKEYLRIEHELKHDLNWPILSKELPMLPLTPSVENIINVAYTEEQLYVNKTKKNLKSNNFHETIESSKKNNSLYAFDNYTYVDDEIPQNTNMITRF, translated from the exons Atg cGAGTTTATGGATTTAAAAAGAGCAAGTTAAAAAGTATTCTGATTTatgtttcttatatattaaccCTTGGCTGGGTCAGATTATTCTTCCATTGGTATCCCCAATTACATCTTTATGCTACCCATAAAAAGTGTGCTTTAAGTTCTGCCACAAAATTACTCATAACT GATAATTAtcaaggaaaatataaatcatattttgtaaaagatataaaaactatttcaGTGAAAAATATCAG tttggagaataatgataaacatctcatcgaagaaattaaatgtaaaaaattaaaaattaatttagaaaatggcACACAATGCGAGTTGTATGAATACAAAGCATTTTGGTGTAAGAAACAATGTTATATCTGGGATATTACACAGAATAAATTCTCGAGATTGGTAGGTTTAGACAAGTATACACTATGCTCGGATCTTAATCTTAGTAGCAATCATGGACTCTCTAAAGAAGAACAATGCCTTAG acgAATTGTATATGGAAACAATGAAATCGTCGTTCCTGTGCAAAGCATAGGCGTATTACTTTTGTTAGAAGTTTTAAAtccattttacatttttcaagttttcacTCTCTGTGTATGGTTTGCAGAAGGCTATTTGTACTATACTGCAGCGATCATATGTATGTCATTGTTTGGAATTATAAGTTCTATAATACAAACTCGtaag AATCAAATTAATCTTCGTGGTACAGTGGCATCAACAGAAACTGTCCGCGTGTATAGAAATTCTAAGGTAGTAGAAAATATACCCAGTAGTGATTTGGTACCGGGTGATATCATAGAATTACCCAAACATCAAGCTATTGTTGTTTGTGATGCAGTATTATTAACAGGACAATGCATTTTAAACGAATCAATGCTAACTG gaGAATCTGTACCGGTGACGAAAACTCCATTGCCATCTCGTCACATTTTGTATGATTCTAAAGAATGTTCCCATCATACGATGTATAGTGGTACTACTATTATCCAAACTAG AAGTTATGGCGATCATCCAGTTCTAGCTCGAGTTATCCGAACAGGATTTCATACCAATAAAGGTTCTTTAGTTGCAGCCATTTTGTACCCACCCCCGGCAGATTTTAAGTTTGATCAAGattcttacaaatttattGGCATATTAGCATTTATTGCAATATGCGGTTTCATCTATACTATTGTGACCAAA GTTTCCAGGGGAATTACAGCCGGAGATATAGCGATAAAAGCCTtggatataataacaatagtaATTCCACCGGCATTACCAGCTGCAATGACGGTGGGAAAATTATATGCTCAAGTACGACTAAAACGAGcgcaaatatattgtattaacaaTAGAGTTATTAACGTATCTGGTAGCATAAATTGCGTATGTTTCGATAag aCTGGTACTCTAACAGAAGATGGTTTGGATATGTGGGGTATTGTACCTTGCACAAACGGGATTCTTGGTGAATCAGAAAGAATTATTCCTAAATTAAATGATCATCCTCTTTTTGAAGGAATGTTAGTTTGTCATAGTTTAACATTAATTGATGGTGAACTCTGTGGCGATCCTTTAGATGTTAag ATGTTTGAAAGTACCGGATGGATATTAGAAGAGATTGATAATGAACATTCGcataaatatgatttcatagcatctacaattttaaaaccaccgaaaaacaataattttacgcaaaatatgaatgaaatatcaGAAATCGGAATAgtacaacaatatcaattttcaagtTCTCTTCAAAGAATGTCTGTAATAATACGCGTTTTAGGTTCAGATACATATAAAGCCTACACAAAAGGATCacctgaaataatatttagtttaagTAAACCCGAAACTATCCCGAAAGATATAATGatctgtttaaaatattacacggAACAAGGTTATCGAGTAATAGCTATGGGACGAACAGAATTACCcgaaaatagtaataaa ATAATGAAATTACCTCGGGATGCAGTTGAACAGAATCTCGAATTCCTAGGTTTAGTTATTATGGAAAACAGGTTAAAAATACCAACTATACCAGTTATTAAAGAGTTAAGAACGGCTGACATACATGTTTTGATGATTACAG GAGATAATATTCAAACTGCAGTAAGTGTTGCAAAAGAATGTGGTATTTTATCAATGCAAGAATTTGTGATAGATGTAACTGTAGTTAcggaggaaaataaattacaacctgaaatttattttaatgctcAAGAAATGTCGCCAAAATTG aatcttcatgataaaaaattcaatatatcagaatttaaagatatagaaagaaatataaacagtattaattatcgtttcgCATTGACAGGCCAGTCATGGCAATTATTGCGTGAACATTATCCGGATATTGTGCCAAAAATTTGTGTCCGTGGTGCAATATTTGCACGAATGACAAGCGATCAAAAGCAACAATTAGTTCTGGAATTGATGCAACTCGGTTATTATGTAG CAATGTGTGGAGATGGTGCTAATGATTGCGGTGCTTTGAGAGCTGCACATGCGGGTATATCTTTATCCGAAGCAGAATCTAG tgtCGCCAGTCCTTTCACATCCAAAATACCGGATATAACCTGCGTTCCAAAGGTGATAAAGGAAGGCCGCGCTGCTCTGGTTACATCATttggaatattcaaatttatggtCACTTATTCTTTGACAGAATTTTTATCCGTCATTATTCTTTACTCTATTGATTCAAATTTGACAGATTTAGAGTTTCTCTTTATCGATATTTGTCTCATCGTTAactttgcttctttttttggaaaaactcAAGCATATGAAAAGCAATTAGTAAAAAAACCTCCTATGACTAGTCTATTAAGTTTTacatcgattttttctttgtctATACATATGTTGATAAtgacaatttttcaaagtatcGCTTATCATATGGTACGCACTTTTCCATGGTTTACGCCATTTATTTATGACGAAAAAATTGGATACATGTGTTATGAAAACTATTCAGTTTATTGTGTTTCTATGTTTCAATACATAACAATGgctataatattttcacgtgGAAAACCATATcgcaaagaaatttatacaaatattgcaTTCACGTTTTCCATAATTATGTTAACCATTATTTGTATCTATATCACAATTTATCCTGCAAATTGGATAGTAAATTTACTTCAGCTACTTGTACCTCCTATGTTTGAttggagaattattattttagtactCGCTTTTACGAACTTTGTAATTTGTCTTCTCGTTGAATCATTTgtcatagaatatttaattgagagaaaattgaaatcgaaattttataaacctGAGAAgtctaaaaaagaatatttaagaatagaaCATGAATTAAAGCATGATTTAAATTGGCCGATACTTAGTAAAGAATTACCAATGTTACCATTAACACCAAgtgtagaaaatattattaatgtagcATATACAGAAGAGCAACtttatgttaataaaacaaaaaagaatttaaaaagcaATAATTTCCACGAAACAATAGaatcatctaaaaaaaataatagcttATATGCATTTGacaattatacatatgtagATGATGAAATAccacaaaatacaaatatgataactagattttaa
- the LOC412074 gene encoding probable cation-transporting ATPase 13A3 isoform X1, with product MTTSNGIKNDQTSSVQWQKIHTGQDEDMRVYGFKKSKLKSILIYVSYILTLGWVRLFFHWYPQLHLYATHKKCALSSATKLLITDNYQGKYKSYFVKDIKTISVKNISLENNDKHLIEEIKCKKLKINLENGTQCELYEYKAFWCKKQCYIWDITQNKFSRLVGLDKYTLCSDLNLSSNHGLSKEEQCLRRIVYGNNEIVVPVQSIGVLLLLEVLNPFYIFQVFTLCVWFAEGYLYYTAAIICMSLFGIISSIIQTRKNQINLRGTVASTETVRVYRNSKVVENIPSSDLVPGDIIELPKHQAIVVCDAVLLTGQCILNESMLTGESVPVTKTPLPSRHILYDSKECSHHTMYSGTTIIQTRSYGDHPVLARVIRTGFHTNKGSLVAAILYPPPADFKFDQDSYKFIGILAFIAICGFIYTIVTKVSRGITAGDIAIKALDIITIVIPPALPAAMTVGKLYAQVRLKRAQIYCINNRVINVSGSINCVCFDKTGTLTEDGLDMWGIVPCTNGILGESERIIPKLNDHPLFEGMLVCHSLTLIDGELCGDPLDVKMFESTGWILEEIDNEHSHKYDFIASTILKPPKNNNFTQNMNEISEIGIVQQYQFSSSLQRMSVIIRVLGSDTYKAYTKGSPEIIFSLSKPETIPKDIMICLKYYTEQGYRVIAMGRTELPENSNKIMKLPRDAVEQNLEFLGLVIMENRLKIPTIPVIKELRTADIHVLMITGDNIQTAVSVAKECGILSMQEFVIDVTVVTEENKLQPEIYFNAQEMSPKLNLHDKKFNISEFKDIERNINSINYRFALTGQSWQLLREHYPDIVPKICVRGAIFARMTSDQKQQLVLELMQLGYYVAMCGDGANDCGALRAAHAGISLSEAESSVASPFTSKIPDITCVPKVIKEGRAALVTSFGIFKFMVTYSLTEFLSVIILYSIDSNLTDLEFLFIDICLIVNFASFFGKTQAYEKQLVKKPPMTSLLSFTSIFSLSIHMLIMTIFQSIAYHMVRTFPWFTPFIYDEKIGYMCYENYSVYCVSMFQYITMAIIFSRGKPYRKEIYTNIAFTFSIIMLTIICIYITIYPANWIVNLLQLLVPPMFDWRIIILVLAFTNFVICLLVESFVIEYLIERKLKSKFYKPEKSKKEYLRIEHELKHDLNWPILSKELPMLPLTPSVENIINVAYTEEQLYVNKTKKNLKSNNFHETIESSKKNNSLYAFDNYTYVDDEIPQNTNMITRF from the exons ATGACAACATCCAATG ggATAAAAAATGACCAAACATCATCAGTACAATGGCAAAAAATTCATACTGGTCAAGATGAAGATAtg cGAGTTTATGGATTTAAAAAGAGCAAGTTAAAAAGTATTCTGATTTatgtttcttatatattaaccCTTGGCTGGGTCAGATTATTCTTCCATTGGTATCCCCAATTACATCTTTATGCTACCCATAAAAAGTGTGCTTTAAGTTCTGCCACAAAATTACTCATAACT GATAATTAtcaaggaaaatataaatcatattttgtaaaagatataaaaactatttcaGTGAAAAATATCAG tttggagaataatgataaacatctcatcgaagaaattaaatgtaaaaaattaaaaattaatttagaaaatggcACACAATGCGAGTTGTATGAATACAAAGCATTTTGGTGTAAGAAACAATGTTATATCTGGGATATTACACAGAATAAATTCTCGAGATTGGTAGGTTTAGACAAGTATACACTATGCTCGGATCTTAATCTTAGTAGCAATCATGGACTCTCTAAAGAAGAACAATGCCTTAG acgAATTGTATATGGAAACAATGAAATCGTCGTTCCTGTGCAAAGCATAGGCGTATTACTTTTGTTAGAAGTTTTAAAtccattttacatttttcaagttttcacTCTCTGTGTATGGTTTGCAGAAGGCTATTTGTACTATACTGCAGCGATCATATGTATGTCATTGTTTGGAATTATAAGTTCTATAATACAAACTCGtaag AATCAAATTAATCTTCGTGGTACAGTGGCATCAACAGAAACTGTCCGCGTGTATAGAAATTCTAAGGTAGTAGAAAATATACCCAGTAGTGATTTGGTACCGGGTGATATCATAGAATTACCCAAACATCAAGCTATTGTTGTTTGTGATGCAGTATTATTAACAGGACAATGCATTTTAAACGAATCAATGCTAACTG gaGAATCTGTACCGGTGACGAAAACTCCATTGCCATCTCGTCACATTTTGTATGATTCTAAAGAATGTTCCCATCATACGATGTATAGTGGTACTACTATTATCCAAACTAG AAGTTATGGCGATCATCCAGTTCTAGCTCGAGTTATCCGAACAGGATTTCATACCAATAAAGGTTCTTTAGTTGCAGCCATTTTGTACCCACCCCCGGCAGATTTTAAGTTTGATCAAGattcttacaaatttattGGCATATTAGCATTTATTGCAATATGCGGTTTCATCTATACTATTGTGACCAAA GTTTCCAGGGGAATTACAGCCGGAGATATAGCGATAAAAGCCTtggatataataacaatagtaATTCCACCGGCATTACCAGCTGCAATGACGGTGGGAAAATTATATGCTCAAGTACGACTAAAACGAGcgcaaatatattgtattaacaaTAGAGTTATTAACGTATCTGGTAGCATAAATTGCGTATGTTTCGATAag aCTGGTACTCTAACAGAAGATGGTTTGGATATGTGGGGTATTGTACCTTGCACAAACGGGATTCTTGGTGAATCAGAAAGAATTATTCCTAAATTAAATGATCATCCTCTTTTTGAAGGAATGTTAGTTTGTCATAGTTTAACATTAATTGATGGTGAACTCTGTGGCGATCCTTTAGATGTTAag ATGTTTGAAAGTACCGGATGGATATTAGAAGAGATTGATAATGAACATTCGcataaatatgatttcatagcatctacaattttaaaaccaccgaaaaacaataattttacgcaaaatatgaatgaaatatcaGAAATCGGAATAgtacaacaatatcaattttcaagtTCTCTTCAAAGAATGTCTGTAATAATACGCGTTTTAGGTTCAGATACATATAAAGCCTACACAAAAGGATCacctgaaataatatttagtttaagTAAACCCGAAACTATCCCGAAAGATATAATGatctgtttaaaatattacacggAACAAGGTTATCGAGTAATAGCTATGGGACGAACAGAATTACCcgaaaatagtaataaa ATAATGAAATTACCTCGGGATGCAGTTGAACAGAATCTCGAATTCCTAGGTTTAGTTATTATGGAAAACAGGTTAAAAATACCAACTATACCAGTTATTAAAGAGTTAAGAACGGCTGACATACATGTTTTGATGATTACAG GAGATAATATTCAAACTGCAGTAAGTGTTGCAAAAGAATGTGGTATTTTATCAATGCAAGAATTTGTGATAGATGTAACTGTAGTTAcggaggaaaataaattacaacctgaaatttattttaatgctcAAGAAATGTCGCCAAAATTG aatcttcatgataaaaaattcaatatatcagaatttaaagatatagaaagaaatataaacagtattaattatcgtttcgCATTGACAGGCCAGTCATGGCAATTATTGCGTGAACATTATCCGGATATTGTGCCAAAAATTTGTGTCCGTGGTGCAATATTTGCACGAATGACAAGCGATCAAAAGCAACAATTAGTTCTGGAATTGATGCAACTCGGTTATTATGTAG CAATGTGTGGAGATGGTGCTAATGATTGCGGTGCTTTGAGAGCTGCACATGCGGGTATATCTTTATCCGAAGCAGAATCTAG tgtCGCCAGTCCTTTCACATCCAAAATACCGGATATAACCTGCGTTCCAAAGGTGATAAAGGAAGGCCGCGCTGCTCTGGTTACATCATttggaatattcaaatttatggtCACTTATTCTTTGACAGAATTTTTATCCGTCATTATTCTTTACTCTATTGATTCAAATTTGACAGATTTAGAGTTTCTCTTTATCGATATTTGTCTCATCGTTAactttgcttctttttttggaaaaactcAAGCATATGAAAAGCAATTAGTAAAAAAACCTCCTATGACTAGTCTATTAAGTTTTacatcgattttttctttgtctATACATATGTTGATAAtgacaatttttcaaagtatcGCTTATCATATGGTACGCACTTTTCCATGGTTTACGCCATTTATTTATGACGAAAAAATTGGATACATGTGTTATGAAAACTATTCAGTTTATTGTGTTTCTATGTTTCAATACATAACAATGgctataatattttcacgtgGAAAACCATATcgcaaagaaatttatacaaatattgcaTTCACGTTTTCCATAATTATGTTAACCATTATTTGTATCTATATCACAATTTATCCTGCAAATTGGATAGTAAATTTACTTCAGCTACTTGTACCTCCTATGTTTGAttggagaattattattttagtactCGCTTTTACGAACTTTGTAATTTGTCTTCTCGTTGAATCATTTgtcatagaatatttaattgagagaaaattgaaatcgaaattttataaacctGAGAAgtctaaaaaagaatatttaagaatagaaCATGAATTAAAGCATGATTTAAATTGGCCGATACTTAGTAAAGAATTACCAATGTTACCATTAACACCAAgtgtagaaaatattattaatgtagcATATACAGAAGAGCAACtttatgttaataaaacaaaaaagaatttaaaaagcaATAATTTCCACGAAACAATAGaatcatctaaaaaaaataatagcttATATGCATTTGacaattatacatatgtagATGATGAAATAccacaaaatacaaatatgataactagattttaa